CCCGTCGCGGAGGGTCCGAACCCGCGACTCGCGGTGTACAACCCGACGGAAGAGGCCCGCGAGGTCGAGGTTGACGGGAGCACGGTCACGATCGAACCGCTCGCGACCTATGAGACGGACGTGTCGGCGGCCAGCACCGTGGAGCTGCACGGCGTGGCCGGCCTCACCGCGGCGGTGCACTATTCGGCCGGTGGGCAGCTCGCGAGCGCGCCGGTGCGGCCGGGCAACGCGGACGCCGAGGCGATTCGCGTCGTGAAGTGACCGGCGTCGTGGCGTGACCTCGCGCATCCCTGGCGGCCGGCCGTCAGGGAGGCCTAGTGGCCGTTGTGCAGGATGTCCTCGAGGCCGCCGTCGAGGAGATCGTTGACGGCCAGCATGACCGTGTGCTCGACGTACTCGCGATACCGAATCTGATCGCGAGGCTCGGACAGCGAGATGCCCACGAGGCGCTCGATCGGGACGCGGAAGATGACGACGCTGTGCTCATCCTGCACATGCCATCGGCTGGAATTGTCCACGCCCTGCTCGGCAGCTGGCATCGGCGCGATGCCGACCCGGACATCCTTCATCTGCTCGGGCGCGACGGTTCGCAGGAACCCCAGCGTCTCGCCAACGACCTGGTGGAAGCGGGGAATGCGCCCGGTCAGCTGTGGCAGATGGGGACCGGCGACGCTCGAGCGGAGCGCGCGTCCGTGCCGGGAACGAGACCCGCGCGAACGGCGCGTCCCGGTGCTGCGCCTGCGACTTGCCATACCCACCAGCTTAGCCGTGCCGCCGCGTGCACGCACGGGGGCGAAGCGCATCCGCTATCGTTGCGATATGCGTTCCCGCACCTGCTGTCGGGTGGCGTGTTCGCGTCGTGCGGAATACACGCTCACCTTTGACTACGATGACAAAATGGCCGCGATCGGCCCCCTTGCCTACCAGGCTGAACCGCACAGCTATGACCTGTGCGCGTTGCACGCCGCGCGCACGAGCGTGCCGGAGGGATGGACGCTCATCAAACCGACTCCGATCGGCCAGGACTTCCGTTAGTCGGTGTCGGATGCGGTCTCGGGCGCCCTCTCGAGGTAAGTTGGCGACTATGCAGATTGCGTTTGAACCGGTTGCGGGCGCCGATCGCGGCGACCTCCAGCAGGTGGTCAAGAACTATGACGTCCGCGGACTGGTCGGCGACACGCTCACCGAACCGCTGATTACCGCGCTCGGTGCGGCCACCGCGGATGAGCTGAAGCTCGCGGGGGAAGAGCTCGTGATCGGCCACGACATGCGCGACTCTAGCCCGACCTACGCTCGCGCATTCGCCGCCGGGGCTCGCGCGCGCGCCGCAAACATCGTCCACATCGGCCTGTGCTCAACCGACATGAACTATTACGCCTCCGGGGCGCGCGGGGCCGCAGCCGCGATGTTCACCGCATCCCACAACCCGTCGACGTACAACGGCATCAAGATCTCGCGCGCCGGGGCACGCGGGATCTCGTTCGACACCGGGTTGGCCGCGATCCGCGATCGGGCCGCCGAGTACCTGGACGGCGGCATCCCCGCCGCCACTACCGCGGGCACCGAGACGGAGATCGACGTCCTGGCCGCCTATGCGGCATACCTGCGCGAGCTTGTTGATCTTTCGGCTATCCGCCCACTCAAGATCGTGGTGGATGCGGGGAACGGCATGGGCGGACTGACCGTACCCGCTGTGCTGGGCGACGCATCCGACCTACCGAAGCTGCCGCTCGAGATCGTGCCGATGTACTTTGAGCTCGACGGAACGTTCCCGAACCACGAGGCGAACCCGCTCGACCCGAAGAACCTCGTCGACCTGCAGCGCCGCGTGGTTGAGGAAGGTGCGGACCTCGGGCTTGCGTTCGATGGGGATGCGGATCGCTGCTTTGTCGTGGATGAGCAGGGCGAGCCCGTCTCGCCCTCGGCGGTCTCGGCGATTGTCGCGACGCGTGAGATTGCGCGGGCTTCGGCCGAAGGCGAGGACGACATCCACGTCATCCACAACCTGCTGACGAGTCGTTACGTCGAGGAGACGATCGAGGCGGCCGGGGCGACCCCGGTACGCACACGCGTCGGCCACTCACTCATCAAGGCCGAGATGGCCCGCACCGGTGCGGTGTTCGGTGGCGAACACTCGGCGCACTATTACTTCCGCGACTTCTGGGGTGCTGACAACGGGATGCTCGCGGCGATGCACGTGCT
This DNA window, taken from Gulosibacter molinativorax, encodes the following:
- a CDS encoding phosphomannomutase/phosphoglucomutase, whose amino-acid sequence is MQIAFEPVAGADRGDLQQVVKNYDVRGLVGDTLTEPLITALGAATADELKLAGEELVIGHDMRDSSPTYARAFAAGARARAANIVHIGLCSTDMNYYASGARGAAAAMFTASHNPSTYNGIKISRAGARGISFDTGLAAIRDRAAEYLDGGIPAATTAGTETEIDVLAAYAAYLRELVDLSAIRPLKIVVDAGNGMGGLTVPAVLGDASDLPKLPLEIVPMYFELDGTFPNHEANPLDPKNLVDLQRRVVEEGADLGLAFDGDADRCFVVDEQGEPVSPSAVSAIVATREIARASAEGEDDIHVIHNLLTSRYVEETIEAAGATPVRTRVGHSLIKAEMARTGAVFGGEHSAHYYFRDFWGADNGMLAAMHVLATVGSNGEPVSAIAARNTPYFSSGEINSTVEDVPAAYERLVTALGPGGVGADMDELDGITFSSGGRDWWWANIRPSNTEPLLRLNVEAVSEELMVRVRDRALELIRA
- a CDS encoding DUF3499 family protein, producing MRSRTCCRVACSRRAEYTLTFDYDDKMAAIGPLAYQAEPHSYDLCALHAARTSVPEGWTLIKPTPIGQDFR